A stretch of Babesia bigemina genome assembly Bbig001, chromosome : III DNA encodes these proteins:
- a CDS encoding structure specific recognition protein, putative, with amino-acid sequence MAAANAVLVFGSIRQSGGSDTGAFKVSTELFGWKNKRTGEVVQHRQNDVQNITLINTGGGTYQVRFEMNAAKDNAVLRFCGFSEKGIAELRQHLETHFKVPITMDEVAHTGWHWGTYEFDSNTFKLKIDEKTAIDIDAKSVSQVTVPAKTDLAVEIKPEKASTTGDELVEIRFFMPNKPDSEDNELQLEDLKQTFLLKAGLDELKTETVALLTDVPLIVPRGRFEIEFTRRHIKLHGKSYDYNMFFTNISRMFLVPKPNSPHVNFIVGLHQAMRHGQTRYPYVVMQFDAEEDIELEINMPPADLQTMKLEKLMTGKTFNVVTKLFGTLVSKPIVVPGEFKSDKGESGFSCTYKATSGHLFPLNRSLLFIVKPVIFIRFDDIISVEFSRTGMSTQNRFFAFSIATKLGQEFEFTNIDRAEFEPLSKYLASRDVKIKRLEEAEKAANYRAAQLAGAEDDEDDEEDEDFEDEEESDDDGSDELEEEEEEE; translated from the exons ATGGCGGCTGCCAACGCCGTCCTCGTGTTCGGTAGCATCCGGCAATCCGGGGGGAGCGACACG GGAGCCTTCAAGGTGTCTACCGAGCTGTTCGGATGGAAGAACAAGCGCACCGGCGAAGTCGTCCAGCACCGACAAAACGATGTGCAAAACATCACCCTCATCAATACCGGAGGAG GCACGTACCAGGTGCGCTTCGAGATGAACGCCGCCAAGGATAACGCCGTCCTGAGGTTCTGCGGGTTCTCAGAAAAGGGCATTGCAGAACTGAGGCAGCACCTCGAGACCCACTTCAAGGTCCCGATAACCATGGACGAAGTAGCGCACACTGGCTGGCACTGGGGGACGTACGAGTTTGACAGCAACACCTTCAAACTCAAAATCGACGAGAAGACCGCCATCGACATTGACGCTAAAAGCGTCAGCCAGGTCACAGTCCCGGCCAAAACGGACCTCGCTGTCGAGATCAAGCCGGAAAAGGCAAGCACCACAGGAGATGAGCTAGTGGAGATCAGGTTCTTCATGCCCAACAAACCGGATTCTGAGGACAacgagctgcagttggaGGACCTCAAGCAG ACCTTCCTGCTCAAGGCCGGACTCGACGAACTCAAGACGGAAACCGTCGCGCTGCTCACAGATGTGCCGCTCATCGTCCCGAGGGGAAGGTTCGAAATCGAGTTCACGAGGAGGCACATCAAGTTGCACGGAAAGAGTTACGACTACAACATGTTCTTCACGAATATATCACGCATGTTCCTCGTCCCCAAACCCAACAGCCCTCACGTCAACTTCATTGTGGGTCTGCACCAGGCGATGCGCCACGGGCAGACCAGGTACCCCTATGTTGTTATGCAATTTGACGCCGAGGAGGACATCGAGCTGGAGATTAACATGCCGCCAGCTGACTTGCAGACCATGAAACTGGAAAAGCTAATGACCG GCAAAACGTTCAATGTGGTGACAAAACTCTTCGGGACGCTGGTTAGCAAGCCTATCGTCGTGCCTGGAGAGTTCAAGTCGGACAAGGGAGAATCT GGATTCTCATGCACGTACAAGGCAACGAGCGGTCACCTGTTCCCACTCAACAGATCGCTGCTGTTTATTGTTAAACCGGTCATTTTCATCAG ATTCGATGACATAATTTCTGTCGAGTTCAGCAGGACCGGCATGTCTACGCAAAACAGATTCTTCGCATTCAGTATCGCCACCAAACTAGGGCAAGAATTCGAGTTCACGAACATCGATCGTGCGGAATTCGAGCCGCTATCGAAGTATCTGGCGTCGAGAGACGTGAAAATCAAGAGGCTCGAGGAGGCCGAAAAGGCCGCTAACTACCGAGCTGCGCAACTCGCAGGCGCAGAAGATGATGAGGACGATGAGGAAGATGAAGATTTCGAAGATGAGGAAG AGTCAGATGACGACGGTTCCGACGAgctcgaggaggaggaagaagagGAATAG
- a CDS encoding ribosomal protein L1, putative produces MSKLAVDTLNEAIEAILTQSKEKKRNFVETVELQISLKDYDTQRDKRFSGSVVLQNIPRQRLRVCVFGDQVHCDQAKSLGIDYIDLEGLKKFNRNKTLVKKLANKYGAFLASQTLLPQIPRFLGPGLNKAGKFPTQLTHNDNMEDKVREIKASVKFQLKKVLCMGVAVGNVEMTHEQLRANIVLAINYLVSLLKKNWHNVRGLTIKSTMGKPQKIYG; encoded by the exons ATGAG TAAGCTCGCCGTCGACACCCTCAACGAGGCCATCGAGGCCATCCTCACCCAGTCGAAGGAAAAGAAGAGGAATTTCGTCGAGACTGTGGAGCTTCAGATCT CGCTCAAGGACTACGATACCCAGAGGGACAAGCGTTTCAGCGGCAGCGTGGTGCTGCAGAACATTCCGCGTCAGCGTCTCCGCGTCTGCGTCTTCGGTGACCAGGTGCACTGCGACCAGGCCAAGAGTCTTGGAATCGATTACATCGACCTTGAGGGTCTCAAGAAGTTCAACAGGAACAAGACCCTGGTCAAGAAGTTGGCCAACAAGTACGGCGCCTTCCTCGCCTCGCAGACGCTCCTGCCTCAGATCCCCAGGTTCCTCGGTCCCGGACTCAACAAGGCGGGCAAGTTCCCCACCCAGCTGACACACAACGACAACATGGAGGACAAGGTCAGGGAAATCAAGGCTAGCGTCAAGTTCCAGCTGAAGAAGGTGCTCTGCATGGGTGTCGCCGTTGGAAACGTCGAGATGACCCACGAACAGCTGAGGGCGAACATCGTTCTCGCCATCAACTACCTTGTCAGTCTTCTGAAGAAGAACTGGCACAACGTCCGTGGTCTCACCATCAAGAGCACTATGGGTAAGCCGCAGAAGATCTACGGCTGA